From the genome of Aspergillus fumigatus Af293 chromosome 1, whole genome shotgun sequence, one region includes:
- a CDS encoding acyl--CoA ligase — protein sequence MPFHSRYHVDIPNIHLASLLLKSPTHPLSSTHRCFSEAARPNTHYFTTHDFRLWSQRFAAGLRKAGLQPGDRVLLFSGNDLFFPVVFMGIIMAGGIFTGANPTFVARELAFQLQDSGASFLLCADVSLDVGIEAAQIAGLSRDRVFVFNNAIFDGQGEGRKGCRYWGQLVASVEEGREFVWDELSTPEEADRTLALNYSSGTTGRPKGVEITHKNYVANMLQYNYMFYLNPDWKERSARARWLCFLPMYHAMAQNIFIAAALSREVPVYIMPKFDFIKMLEYVEKFRISDLILVPPVVVALAKHPAVKSGKYVLSSVETIGSGAAPLGREVCEEVEALWPPGRINVKQGWGMTETTCSILGWNPTEKSYSASVGELNANCEAKIMADDGVTEYGHNQRGELWVRAPNIMKGYWKNPQATEETKTADGWLKTGDIAYVDDNGRFHVVDRKKELIKVKGNQVAPAELEALLLEHPAVADVAVIGVQVNDDERPRAYIVLKPGHNAAANDIVAFMDGKVSAIKRITGGVVFVDAIPKNPSGKILRKVLRERAKEETQKNGVTAKL from the exons ATGCCCTTCCATTCACGCTATCACGTCGATATCCCAAACATCCACCTCGCCTCACTCCTTCTCAAGTCGCCCACGCACCCTCTCTCGTCAACACATCGATGCTTCTCCGAAGCCGCCCGCCCAAACACCCATTACTTCACCACCCATGACTTCCGATTGTGGAGCCAGCGCTTCGCGGCTGGCCTGCGCAAAGCTGGGCTGCAGCCCGGTGACCGCGTATTGCTCTTCTCCGGGAATGATCTGTTCTTCCCTGTTGTGTTCATGGGGATCATCATGGCTGGCGGAATTTTCACGGGTGCCAATCCGACGTTTGTGGCGAGAGAGCTAGCTTTCCAGTTGCAGGATAGCGGGGCTTCGTTCCTCCTTTGTGCGGACGTGAGTCTAGATGTGGGCATCGAGGCTGCTCAGATCGCCGGGTTGAGCCGGGATCGGGTGTTTGTGTTCAATAATGCGATCTTTGATGGGCagggagaagggaggaaagggtGCCGCTACTGGGGCCAGTTGGTAGCTTCCgttgaggaggggagagAGTTTGTCTGGGATGAGCTGTCGACGCCCGAGGAAGCTGATCGAACTCTTGCGCTGAACTACTCGAGCGGCACGACTGGCCGGCCAAAGGGGGTAGAGATTACGCACAAGAACTACGTTGCCAACATGTTGCAGTACAACTACATGTTTTACCTGAACCCTGACTGGAAGGAGAGGTCGGCCAGGGCGCGGTGGTTGTGCTTTTTGCCGATGTACCATGCTATGGCGCAGAACATTTTTATCGCGGCTGCGCTGAGCCGTGAAGTGCCTGTCTACATTATGCCTAAGTTTGACTTCATCAAGATGCTTGAATATGTGGAGAAGTTCCGCATCTCGGACCTCATCTTGGTGCCCCCTGTGGTGGTTGCATTGGCCAAGCACCCTGCGGTCAAGAGCGGAAAGTACGTTCTGAGCAGCGTAGAGACTATCGGAAGTGGAGCAGCACCCCTGGGACGAGAAGTGTGCGAGGAGGTTGAGGCCCTGTGGCCACCGGGTCGCATTAATGTCAAGCAGGGCTGGGGAATGACCGA AACCACCTGTTCGATATTGGGCTGGAACCCAACTGAAAAGAGCTATAGTGCGTCGGTTGGAGAGTTAAACGCGAACTGTGAAGCGAAAATCATGGCCGACGACGGAGTAACAGAGTATGGACACAACCAACGCGGCGAGCTCTGGGTGCGAGCCCCCAATATCATGAAAGGCTACTGGAAGAACCCTCAAGCAACCGAGGAAACCAAGACGGCCGACGGATGGCTGAAAACAGGGGATATTGCATACGTGGACGACAACGGGAGGTTCCATGTCGTCGACCGCAAGAAG GAATTGATCAAGGTGAAGGGCAACCAGGTGGCACCGGCAGAGCTGGAGGCCCTGTTACTGGAACATCCTGCGGTTGCCGATGTTGCCGTCATTGGTGTGCAAGT GAATGACGACGAGCGTCCTCGAGCGTATATTGTGCTAAAGCCAGGGCACAACGCCGCCGCGAACGACATTGTCGCCTTCATGGATGGCAAAGTGTCTGCGATCAAGAGAATAACTGGTGGGGTAGTCTTTGTCGACGCCATTCCTAAGAACCCCTCTGGAAAAATTTTGCGTAAAGTGCTTCGAGAAAGAGCCAAAGAAGAGACCCAAAAGAATGGGGTAACTGCTAAGCTATAG
- a CDS encoding nucleoporin translates to MAPIPEAYFPSLDKCFSGDVQLLSWRRAFIYTCDPDSDVDDTGSFHTFLSHPENTRLLSNCLNPFSSPSAKTKADFESKTAAIHAETTAQASYDLKEIKADTLWLSQKAGIDEITALRITILEWQDRPAARLLARFTEEESTSLQSAAGIDNLRASLAGPALSEVLRQKAGDDSDFLSEENRRLRLRNLYLSERSHLLKTARKLLALSLHNSSQNDNAPPAPHVSGRIQSLRKLGAAVFQEKSEGSEWRSFVEACIKAIKDRLSALEGDGGWLGVAESSEAVENMWRTVLIEEVLHVTQMLFLQLQASAEIPTAELLVSWLRVMGDYSFLESVQVPCQNPLEILLPLQAFVALTTLAFMKLPLAMPSIINKSTPTSPSQSPYFLSKGEIGQLNEIFVTAGLESKTANPAAFSWGLLLHTLRELALSDKEIRELEQFHSAVDSFQSNTPHSNSGQASELSLYEELLECARSPTCTAEDSIALLTSDAMKDTMFETIVALATNVGSTSAVDDILTERWTRVVLLDLIRVVRIYVEYSPEIVGSVLAILEGPPTKLLCSSQSLSVATDPRWIFMNDDFLMDELFHLARSRFPYETVPFLKLCRALISKDMVNEEGIPQILSEMENMDTFTQIVPLEFQGYETIREDENANLVTLTQPLAIFESSTARQIMDHDPSNALVVTSSSHVPSSTLGQVISEAKPAVIMWYHEYSCLSYLGSYLEEWNENGGFSSGVEEDNVAEIIGLMADLLVAAWVQPTPNEASSGAKRILEVASDGLARKSDIISLVFDIFERILHNIGPRAGLDSKVESVIACLRFIRALTMVLPGRVWPLLARSSLLGSDGKGGVMTAIVSATEVTSGDYPFLLECVKLFQDVVDDAASRAMVRKCPNNLSGKMTAASEWTSGVPTHIMRGILLNFVRTMVEVFNSNIDWRFNAPEQRLEINTTLAKTFERMIYYTYGTNDATKLDSKVTGVFSSSATYLLDVLRPQSRADLPFNPILRLIVDGLQTPATLHLRYLVLMEKQVRSTLELTTRLLEAARYLEQPTSLLEDQLFKASPVLVKLYSLLDAYRLPVILLFEILISGAALDSANEPPSLVGHLGAESSCLFLDVLSQFDKPLSDQKLQLAVWHFLSTIVSKRQQWLAVYILTGSSARQTMKQTDTEGGPTMRGTPFLQIALGMLSNIEQMDLRAALSLLEFVSCAQENWPWATPELRKTPQFFSSLVNYVSKLKIPSLPVQDQIFATRIAAVVADLCAVYLHSAKDMQDRTFYKTLIPLVFWYSKDAVDVSAYNTSLHANLKRNFEMRYSGCKLADFRRTSLQPRSLGRDYYYDIQLGDKLLSYDFAWSGTKNQGFAEEFERANINLSLVEAQVSLLHSWKFFATEHCTDFMADREVQKSMASVVQSCLEANIKGVPQEAIFERIQQTRVEFAQALLQRLVEAGAKGAEVFGLLRVVWDALRTRRATYEEALVNDDAEYYRSVLNVLFLALQCHLDSNPRTTPDTSSRIAEIPSDLTLVIEIVKTVVAHGFRSLTTYLHDQPDKCEPKDFALLTAILQTSLQIKNADRLYEHIVYHIEDNNTARHAMSLFSWADQLAVSGDPVYGELSILFLVKLSTLPMLAEHLAVEAVLTRLSTCRLTNILQQPRGFGPFDAVPRLYTIWTAGFLPLCLNLLYHVLRTAPEVAAFLNQFEGQLKRAAESFVADRSGSPSRRICLSMASEAYSLALISFILNRFREAGPSAGVDAQSIQDLKWDKTQVKEDIEELLERRQSLRARIVATSEKEVELARQKPVNSASGAENRLEEKIVTELQAALVCLGGEEA, encoded by the exons ATGGCTCCCATCCCGGAGGCCTATTTCCCGTCCCTGGACAAGTGCTTCTCCGGGGACGTCCAGCTTCT ATCTTGGAGAAGAGCCTTCATCTATACCTGCGACCCTGACAGTGATGTCGACGATACAGGCAGCTTCCATACGTTCCTTTCCCATCCAGAGAACACTCGCCTGCTTTCAAATTGCTTGAATCCGTTCTCGTCGCCGTCGGCAAAGACAAAGGCCGATTTCGAGTCCAAGACAGCGGCAATCCATGCAGAGACGACTGCCCAAGCTTCTTACGATCTGAAAGAAATCAAAGCGGATACCCTGTGGTTGAGTCAAAAGGCTGGGATCGACGAGATAACCGCTCTTCGGATCACGATTCTGGAATGGCAGGATCGTCCTGCTGCGCGCTTGCTAGCTAGATTTACTGAGGAGGAATCGACTAGCCTACAGAGTGCCGCTGGGATCGACAATCTACGTGCGTCGCTTGCAGGGCCTGCGTTGAGTGAAGTTCTGCGACAGAAGGCTGGTGACGACTCCGATTTCTTGTCCGAGGAAAATAGACGACTTAGATTGCGCAACCTTTATCTGTCTGAGAGAAGCCATCTGTTGAAGACAGCACGCAAACTGCTCGCATTGTCCCTCCACAACAGCTCTCAGAATGATAATGCTCCTCCCGCTCCTCATGTCAGTGGTCGTATCCAATCCTTGCGCAAGCTAGGTGCAGCCGTCTTTCAAGAGAAATCTGAAGGCAGCGAATGGCGGTCCTTTGTGGAAGCCtgcatcaaggccatcaaaGATCGACTTTCCGCATTAGAAGGAGATGGGGGCTGGTTAGGTGTCGCTGAGAGCAGCGAAGCAGTAGAGAACATGTGGAGAACCGTCCTTATTGAAGAGGTCCTGCACGTCACACAAATGCTCTTCCTCCAACTTCAGGCATCGGCCGAGATTCCCACTGCTGAACTATTGGTATCTTGGCTCCGTGTCATGGGTGATTACAGTTTCCTGGAATCAGTCCAAGTA CCTTGCCAAAACCCCTTGGAGATACTCTTACCGCTACAGGCTTTCGTCGCTCTGACAACCCTTGCGTTCATGAAGCTACCACTGGCCATGCCCTCGATCATCAACAAATCAACACCAACGTCACCTTCCCAGTCGCCATATTTCCTTTCCAAGGGTGAAATCGGCCAATTGAACGAAATATTTGTAACCGCCGGGCTTGAATCTAAAACTGCAAATCCCGCAGCATTCTCGTGGGGTTTACTTCTGCATACATTGAGAGAGCTGGCACTTAGCGACAAAGAGATTCGGGAGCTGGAACAGTTTCATAGCGCGGTGGATTCCTTTCAATCAAATACCCCCCACTCAAATTCGGGCCAAGCTTCAGAGCTCTCATTGTACGAGGAGTTGCTCGAATGCGCACGGTCTCCCACTTGCACAGCTGAGGACTCGATCGCCCTTTTGACTTCGGATGCTATGAAGGATACGATGTTTGAAACGATAGTCGCTTTGGCCACCAATGTTGGTTCAACATCGGCCGTCGACGACATCCTTACAGAACGGTGGACACGAGTGGTACTTTTGGATCTCATTCGCGTCGTGAGGATTTACGTTGAGTATTCCCCCGAGATCGTTGGCTCTGTCTTAGCCATTCTCGAAGGGCCTCCCACGAAATTACTTTGTTCTTCACAGTCTCTCTCTGTCGCTACCGATCCGCGATGGATCTTCATGAACGATGATTTTCTAATGGACGAACTTTTCCACCTCGCACGCTCACGGTTTCCATACGAAACGGTGCCATTCTTGAAACTCTGCCGAGCGCTCATTAGCAAAGACATGGTGAACGAGGAAGGCATTCCACAAATCCTCAGCGAGATGGAGAATATGGACACTTTCACACAGATAGTGCCATTGGAATTTCAGGGATATGAAACAATTCGGGAAGATGAAAATGCCAACCTTGTCACCCTCACACAGCCCCTGGCGATCTTCGAGTCGTCGACGGCGAGGCAAATTATGGACCATGACCCAAGCAATGCTCTGGTTGTCACAAGCTCATCACATGTGCCTTCATCAACTTTAGGACAAGTGATATCCGAAGCAAAGCCAGCAGTGATTATGTGGTATCATGAATATTCCTGCTTGAGTTATCTCGGGAGTTACTTAGAAGAATGGAATGAAAACGGTGGGTTCTCATCCGGtgtggaagaagacaacgTTGCGGAGATTATAGGTCTTATGGCGGACCTACTTGTTGCCGCATGGGTTCAGCCAACGCCAAATGAGGCAAGCTCTGGCGCCAAACGTATTCTGGAGGTTGCGAGCGATGGTTTGGCTCGCAAAAGCGATATTATATCGTTGGTCTTCGATATATTCGAGCGCATTCTGCACAATATTGGTCCGAGGGCTGGATTAGACAGCAAAGTAGAGTCCGTCATCGCCTGCTTACGTTTCATTCGTGCTCTTACAATGGTTTTACCTGGAAGGGTATGGCCTCTGCTTGCTCGGAGCAGTCTACTCGGGTCAGACGGCAAGGGCGGCGTCATGACCGCAATCGTTTCCGCGACTGAAGTGACATCGGGAGATTATCCATTCCTGCTTGAGTGTGTCAAATTATTCCAGGATGTCGTGGACGACGCAGCATCACGCGCGATGGTGAGGAAATGCCCGAATAACTTGTCTGGAAAAATGACGGCTGCCTCTGAATGGACCTCTGGCGTACCAACTCATATCATGAGAGGTATCTTATTGAATTTTGTGCGGACAATGGTAGAGGTGTTCAACAGCAACATCGACTGGCGTTTCAACGCCCCGGAACAAAGGCTCGAAATCAATACCACTCTTGCTAAGACCTTTGAAAGGATGATCTATTATACCTATGGGACGAACGATGCTACCAAACTGGATTCGAAGGTTACTGGCGTTTTCTCCTCATCCGCAACATATCTTCTGGATGTGCTCCGACCACAGTCCAGGGCAGATTTGCCTTTCAATCCAATCCTTCGGTTGATTGTTGACGGCCTTCAGACGCCGGCTACTTTACATCTTCGCTACCTCGTGTTGATGGAGAAGCAAGTGAGGTCGACATTGGAGTTAACAACCAGACTATTGGAGGCCGCCCGGTACCTGGAGCAACCAACTTCGCTACTAGAGGACCAACTATTCAAGGCCAGTCCCGTTCTCGTCAAACTATATTCGTTGCTCGATGCCTACCGCTTACCTGTCATATTACTTTTTGAGATCCTAATCTCCGGTGCAGCTCTCGACTCCGCGAATGAACCCCCATCTTTGGTCGGACACCTTGGGGCGGAATCAtcctgcctcttcctcgacgTTCTGTCACAGTTCGACAAGCCGTTGAGTGATCAGAAATTACAGCTAGCGGTATGGCACTTCCTATCCACGATCGTCAGTAAGCGACAGCAGTGGCTCGCGGTGTATATCCTCACTGGATCGTCTGCCCGGCAGACAATGAAACAGACAGACACTGAGGGTGGGCCCACGATGAGGGGAACGCCCTTTCTCCAAATCGCCCTTGGAATGCTTTCGAACATTGAACAAATGGATCTTCGTGCAGCACTTTCCCTGTTGGAGTTTGTTTCGTGTGCTCAGGAAAATTGGCCCTGGGCCACACCAGAGCTGCGAAAAACCCCTCAGTTTTTTAGTAGCCTTGTCAACTATGTCTCGAAACTGAAAATTCCATCATTACCGGTTCAGGATCAGATCTTCGCTACGCGAATTGCCGCTGTCGTTGCTGACCTTTGTGCTGTCTACCTTCACTCGGCCAAGGATATGCAGGATCGAACTTTTTACAAGACCTTGATTCCGCTTGTGTTCTGGTACTCGAAAGACGCAGTCGATGTCTCTGCTTATAATACATCATTACACGCCAATTTGAAGAGGAATTTCGAGATGAGATATTCTGGCTGTAAGCTCGCCGATTTCAGAAGGACATCTCTGCAGCCTCGCTCTTTGGGCCGTGACTACTATTACGACATTCAATTAGGAGACAAGCTTCTTTCTTATGACTTCGCTTGGTCAGGGACTAAGAATCAAGGGTTTGCCGAGGAATTCGAACGAGCCAACATCAATCTGTCATTGGTCGAGGCACAGGTG AGCCTCCTCCATAGCTGGAAGTTCTTCGCGACGGAGCATTGTACGGACTTTATGGCGGACCGTGAAGTTCAAAAATCGATGGCTTCGGTCGTACAGAGCTGTCTCGAAGCCAACATCAAGGGAGTTCCGCAAGAAGCAATATTCGAGAGGATACAGCAAACTAGGGTAGAATTTGCACAGGCCTTACTTCAGCGGCTAGTGGAGGCTGGAGCAAAGGGTGCCGAAGTCTTCGGCTTGCTGAGAGTCGTTTGGGATGCTTTGCGCACTCGCCGCGCAACGTATGAAGAAGCCTTGGTGAACGATGACGCAGAATACTATCGCTCAGTTCTGAATGTACTCTTCCTTGCGCTACAGTGCCACCTCGACAGCAACCCCCGGACGACGCCTGACACATCGAGCAGGATAGCTGAAATTCCGTCCGATCTGACGTTAGTGATTGAGATTGTGAAGACCGTCGTTGCGCACGGTTTCCGGTCGTTGACTACGTATCTGCATGACCAACCAGACAAGTGTGAGCCGAAGGATTTCGCTCTACTGACCGCTATCCTGCAGACTTCGCTTCAAATCAAGAATGCGGATCGCTTATACGAGCATATTGTGTACCACATTGAAGACAACAATACGGCTAGGCACGCCATGTCACTGTTCTCATGGGCGGATCAACTAGCGGTGTCCGGGGATCCTGTGTACGGAGAGCTCAGTATTCTGTTCCTTGTCAAGCTGTCAACACTGCCGATGCTAGCGGAACATTTGGCAGTCGAAGCGGTCTTGACGAGGCTTTCCACCTGCCGGTTGACTAATATCTTGCAACAACCCCGAGGCTTTGGACCTTTCGACGCCGTACCCAGATTGTACACAATCTGGACGGCGGGATTCCTTCCATTGTGCTTGAATCTCCTGTACCACGTCCTCCGCACCGCGCCCGAAGTGGCTGCATTCCTAAACCAATTCGAAGGGCAGCTTAAGCGGGCGGCCGAATCCTTTGTTGCGGACCGCTCAGGCTCTCCATCTAGACGCATCTGTTTGAGCATGGCATCCGAAGCATACTCGCTTGCGCTCATTTCTTTCATCTTGAACCGCTTCCGAGAAGCCGGTCCCAGTGCCGGGGTAGATGCACAGTCTATCCAAGACCTCAAGTGGGACAAGACACAGGTCAAGGAAGATATTGAGGAATTACTAGAGCGTCGGCAGAGTCTTCGCGCGCGAATTGTCGCTACGAGCGAAAAAGAAGTGGAGCTGGCACGACAGAAGCCGGTGAACTCTGCCTCGGGCGCAGAGAACCgtctggaggagaaaatTGTGACTGAGCTCCAGGCAGCCCTGGTCTGTCTTGGAGGAGAGGAGGCAtaa